The Desulfobulbus propionicus DSM 2032 DNA segment TGTGGCCGGTGCTGATGGATTCCTCGCAGATCGATCAAATCTTGGTCAATCTCTGTATCAATGCCCGGGACGCCATGGCTGGAGGCGGACGGATCATCATCCGGACCGGCAACGTTGTTCGCGACGAGGGGGACGACTCGCGGCAGGCGGGGCTTGTCCCCGGCGAATACGTGCTGCTGTCGGTCAGCGACAACGGTTGCGGCATGGACCAGGAAACGCTGTCCCATCTGTTCGAGCCGTTTTTCACCACCAAGGCGATGGGACGGGGCACCGGGCTAGGGCTCGCCACCTTGTATGGCATTGTCAAACAGAACAAGGGAATGGTCGCTGTGTCCAGCGAACCGGGCCAGGGGACGACCTTCACCATGCACTTCCCCCGATACCGATCCGGGCATGAGGAGGGCGAGCGGGCGGAAGAGGAGAGGGCCATGGCCACGGCGCACGGCAGCGAAACCATTCTCCTGGTGGAAGACGAGCCGTCGGTCCTGCAGTTGACCAAGGAGATGCTCGCGCTCCTCGGCTATACGGTCTTGCCTGCCGCCACCCCGGCGGAAGCCATCTACCTGGCACGGGAACATGAAGGGACGATCCACCTGTTGCTGAGCGATGTGATCATGCCGGAGATGAACGGCCGCGACCTGGCCACCCATTTGTCAGCGTTTCATCCCCGGATGGTATGGTTGTTCATGTCTGGTTATCCCGCCGATGTCATCGCCCATCGTGGCGTGCTCGACACGCATGTCCACTTCATCCAAAAACCGTTTACTGCCGGAATGTTGGCCGCCAAGGTGCGCGCGGTCTTGGACGGCGCTGATTCCGCGGCGAACCTCGGCAAGACCTGAACATGCCTGACCGATCCCGCATCCTCTCCGGCAAGCGCTTCTGCCTGGGTTTTGCGGCGGCACAGTGAAAGAGGAGAGGAGGCGGCGTTCAAGTCGTTGGCCGAGGATCAATGCGAACCCCTTTTGCGGAGGAGGGTGCATGACAGAGAAAAAGAGCTGGGACAACATTCCGTCCCTGGAAGGTTTGTCGGTGGATTGGGACTACCAGTCAGAGCATGCCGCCGATCAGCGGCACTCCGTGCGCATGGACGGCAAGGCGGTGTGCGGCCTGTTCGAGCTCAAGGAGATCGGGGTGAAAATTGCCACCGCCAGGGAAGCGTATGTCGGCCAGCTGCTCGATCTCGGCACGGGCGGGGTGTCGGTGCGTATGTCGACGCCGCTGGATCCTGGGGTGCCAGTCAAGTTCGGCTTTTTCCTCGGGACGATGAAGATCCTCGCCAAGGGCGTGGTCAAGCACTGTCAAAACCAGGGCGAACAGTTTCGGGTCGGGATCGAGTTTGTCGACCTCGACCCGCAGGTGGCGGGCTATGTCGCCGAACTGCACGCCTCCAAGGTGTTTGGCCACCGTATCTGACCCCCCGCTCAGTGGCCGGGAGAGGAGGTTTCCGGAAGAGCCACCTTGCCCGTCGAGCCCTCGGGCGGATCGCACTCGAAATCTCCCAAGGGCCGTTTGAAGGTATAGGTGGCCGGTGCGGCAACCAAGCTGTCCCATGCCTGGTCGGTATTGCCGCCCAGGGCGGAAAAGGGCGAGGAGACCAGAAAGACGGCGAATCCGGCCACCGTGGCCGCGATGCCCACTGGCCGGGCCAGGGCGATATCCGCGGTCATCAGGTCCGGATCGGTCCGCGCCTTATCGGAACAGTCCATGGCCAGCGCCGGTTCCGTCGTGCAGGCAAGCGCGACAGCGGTGAGGCACGTCCAGATCACTTTTTTCCCCTGATTGTTGCCCATAGCCTTTCCTCCGGTGAAGGGAACCGTCGTTGTCGTTGAACGCCTGGCTCAACAAAAGTGTAATGAAAACATGTGCAAATCCGCCCGTTGCCGCAATGGGCGCAGAGCAGGGCGGCGGGTGTCCCCGCATGAACGGTTGATTTTCTCACCCGGCTACCGCGATTGTTCGATCGCCATGGCGACAACGGCACGCTCCTCAATCTTACTCTTTATCCCGCTGGACGTTTGACCGCGTTATCGCCGGCGACCTCCGCCTCCACCCCTGCGGTCAAAGGATCGCGGGGCCGGGGTACTGCGAACCTGACTGGCCCGAGCACTCTGGGCATTGCCCCATTGCCGCGCACTGGCCTGCCGCTCCAGGGTGCGGGAATCAATACCGGCCTGCGGCGTCGGCCGTGACCAGCCGCCACTGCCGCCGCGTTGGCTCCAGTTGCCGTTGCTGTCCTTCTTGTAGACGTGGCCGTTGCGGCCGGCATAGACATTGCCTTCCGGGCCCTTGACCACGGCGCCCTGGCCGCGCCGGGTATCCCAGGCCACGGCGCCGGTGCCCTCGCTGGTCTTGACCCCGGCCGCCTGGCCACGGACGGTGGAACGGGAACCGCCCTTAACCGATTTATCGCCCTTTTCCGCATAGAAGCGGCTGGCCGAGCCGCGCGGGGTGCTGACCGTGCCGCGTTCCGCATAGCCACCGGTATTCGGGTTATAGGCCTGACGGTACGATGCGCTGCCGCCGGGCCCATAGACATAGCCGCCCCGGGTGTAGGTGCCGGTGTTGGCGTTGTAGGTGGCTCCCCGGCCGGCCCCGCCATAGGGACCATAGGCCCGGGTCGCGGCATACGAGCCGCCCGGTCCATAGGCGCCGTAATGGGAGACATAGCCGCCATAGCCATGGTTGTACACTGCGGCGCGGCCATAGGAATAGTAGGGGGCGGGATAATAGTGGTGGTGATCCCAATCCTCCCAGTTGTCGATCAGGGCCGCGGTCAACAAGCCCATGCCGAACATCACCACCCCTGTGGTGGCGACATATTCGCCGCTGTAGCCGGAGGTTTGATTGTAGACCACGGTGGAGGGGGTGGACTCCTGCACGGTCACATAGGTCACGTTGTGGGCCGGATGAGTAGCGGGAATGGCGTAGATGGCCGGTGGCACCGAGGTGCAGTAGACCCAGGGGCCATTGGGCGACGAGCTGGTCAGCCAGGTGCCGTTGCTGCACCAGTAATAGGCGTTGTCCACCAGAAAGATCTGGCTGGGCGTGTTGACCGCGGACTGGACACTGGTCCCCTGAATGGGAGCAAACTTCGGTTCGCCGCTGTATTGGGCCGTCGCCTGCACTGGGCCGGCCGCCACCTTGGTGCTGGTCGGCACCGAGGCCAACAGGATGGCATCCTTGGCCTCGCGGGTTCCGGGCACCGAGGCCTTGACAAAGGCCGCGTCGCTGTCTGTCGGGATATGGGCGAAATCAACGGGCAGATCCAGGCTGGCCGGGGTCCAGGGCCCATCCAAGGACTTGGCGCGAAACCAACGGCCAGCCACCAGGAAATAGAACTGCGCTTCGCGACTGTGGAGGAAAAGCGGGCTGCCGGTGTTGGCCACCTGCAGCAACGCGGTGGCGGGGACAGGGGTGTAGCGCGGCTCTCCTTCGATCAGGATCAGCTCGGCCGGTTCGGTGGCGGCAAAGACCACCGGGACCTCGCTCCCGGTCTTGCCGGGAATGTTGGTGCGCACCTCGGCCCAATTCTCCGTATCCGGCAGGGTGGACATGACCTGTGGCAACGTTTTGACCGCGGTCCACGGGCCGGCCAAGGGGTCCTTGGCGGTCAGCCATTGGTTGCCATCGAGGAGGAAATACTGCTGGCTTGCGGTATCAAAAAAGATATCCCAGTTGGCATTGACCGCGAACATCAGGTCGGTGCGATTGGCGTCCACCGGCTTGAAGGCGGGCTTGCCCATGAACATGACCAGAATGGCCGGCGTGCTGCTGTGGAAGATCCTGGGCGGCTGAATGTTGACCTCGACCGGCTTTTGCCGCATGTGCTGTTCCGGCTCCAGGTAGGCCAGCACCCGGTCCAGGGAGACCACGGTCACCTCTTTTCGCGGCAGCAACGTATTGACCACCGCGCTCAGGCGGGCGGCCTCGGTCTCGGGGATGTTGGCAAAACGGAGTTCGCGCCGCACCGGCCGGGCCACCACCTCGCGGGTGGAGTGGTCGACGGTGGTGTTGGCCTCCACCTCGGCCACGCCGAACCGCTCCTTGGCCTCGGCACCCTCCTTGACGCTGATGGCGCAACGGAACTGGAGCGTGGCGTAGTTGTTCCAGGAATCGACCTGGGGCTGGTAGACGGTGAGCCGCTTGTCGTCGCGCTCGATGATCCGGGGCCAGCCGGAATCGCCAGCGGCGGTCTGGGGTTGCGCCCCGCAGGGGAACGGCGCGAGCATGAGCAGCAGGAGGAGCGAACACAGGACAACAGGGTATCTCATGGCCATTTCTCCAATAAAAGGATGAAGAAGACAACCTCCCTTCGCCGAAGGGTGGTCATTGCAGGACAACTACACGGTCATGGCTGTGCCGGATTCAACATTCGCGGGACAAAGGGAGGGGAACGAGAGGAACACAGCCAGAACGACGATGCACGGTTGCATGACATCTCCTTCCAGGCTTAGCCTGATGCAGAGCGATTTTTCACAGCGGCGGGGGCGGCAAACGGTCTGTCCAGTCCCTCCTGCCGCACGTGCACAATCTTTCAACTAGCGAGCTGCTCGTCAGAATGAATCAATAAAATCAATACAATTCCCTGGTTGCCACGACAAGAGAAATAATGAGGCGGGAAAATATTTTCCGTTCCCGAGGGGCGAGGTTTCCCGCATACGGCAAACCGGCAGCCGGGCTGCCGCCACACCGATCAGGTTTCGCTGACCGGAGGCTGCGTTGGCTCGGAGAGGCGGCGCTTGATGGCCTCCAGTTCCTCCAGATGTTCGAAGAACAGGTCGACAATCTGCGGATCGAACATGCCGCCGCGTTCCCGTTGGATGAACTGGAGCACCTTTTCCCGGGGCCATGGCTGTTTGTAAACCCGGCCCAGGGATAGGGCGTCAAAAACATCGGCCACGGCGCAAATCCGTGCCAGCAGATTGATTTCCTCCCCCCGCAACCCGGCCGGATAGCCGGTACCGTCCCACCGCTCATGGTGCTGGAGGGCGATGGTGCGGGCGCTGGCCATGAGCTTGCGGTCCGAGGTGTTGAGGATGCGTTGGCCAATGACCGTATGGTGCTTGATCTGCTCGAATTCCTCGGTGGTCAGCCTGGCCGGCTTGTTGAGAATGGCATCCGGAATGCCGATCTTGCCAATATCGTGCATGGGCGCGGCGGCTTCGAGCAGGGCGATCTCCTCCTCGCTCAGGCCGTATGCGCGGCCCAGCAGGGCGGCATAGGCGGCCACCCGGCGGACATGGTTGGCGGTATCGCCCGAGCGGGATTCGATCACCTCGCCCAGGGTGGAGAGAAGCTCGAGCTGGGTTTCGATCATTTCCCGATTCAGAGTCAGGATCTCGGCGTTGCCGCGGTTGATGGTCCGCTGCCTGAACACATTCTGGATCAGGAGGACGATGATCAGGCCGAGAACGGCGATGATCGCCAGGGCCATGAGGATGGCCGAACG contains these protein-coding regions:
- a CDS encoding PilZ domain-containing protein, which gives rise to MTEKKSWDNIPSLEGLSVDWDYQSEHAADQRHSVRMDGKAVCGLFELKEIGVKIATAREAYVGQLLDLGTGGVSVRMSTPLDPGVPVKFGFFLGTMKILAKGVVKHCQNQGEQFRVGIEFVDLDPQVAGYVAELHASKVFGHRI